A DNA window from Nitratidesulfovibrio sp. contains the following coding sequences:
- the glpX gene encoding class II fructose-bisphosphatase, which produces MEAPQKNLALDLVRVTEAAALASARWLGKGNNDAGDGAAVDAMRLSFNSLNVAGHVIIGEGEKDHAPMLHNGEKVGSGRGPAIDVAVDPVEGTKLLAYGRPNAISVVGVAPAGTMYNPGPSFYMQKLVVGPAARDVIDIDAPVKENLQKIAKALGKDVDDLVVFVLDKPRHEKLIQRIRESGARIQLHTDGDVAGALMAVDPRSEVDVMMGTGGTPEGVLAACAIKGVGGQMLARLDPQSYPEKEALHDAGLDLREIHTVDTLVRSDEVFFAATGISGGTFLRGVQYTGVGAITHSVVIRGKTGTIRYIESYHNWDRLMKISSVKYD; this is translated from the coding sequence ATGGAAGCCCCGCAAAAGAATCTCGCCCTCGATCTCGTGCGCGTCACCGAAGCCGCCGCGCTGGCCTCCGCCCGCTGGCTGGGCAAGGGCAACAACGACGCGGGCGACGGCGCTGCCGTTGACGCCATGCGCCTGTCCTTCAATTCGCTGAACGTGGCCGGTCACGTGATCATCGGCGAAGGCGAGAAGGACCACGCCCCCATGCTGCACAACGGCGAGAAGGTGGGCAGCGGCCGGGGCCCGGCCATCGACGTGGCCGTGGACCCTGTGGAAGGCACCAAGCTGCTGGCCTATGGCCGCCCCAACGCCATTTCCGTGGTGGGCGTGGCCCCCGCGGGCACCATGTACAACCCCGGCCCCAGCTTCTACATGCAGAAGCTGGTGGTGGGCCCTGCCGCGCGTGACGTCATCGACATCGACGCCCCGGTGAAGGAAAATCTTCAGAAGATCGCGAAAGCGCTGGGCAAGGACGTGGACGACCTGGTGGTCTTCGTGCTGGACAAGCCCCGCCACGAAAAGCTCATCCAGCGCATCCGCGAATCGGGTGCACGCATCCAGCTGCACACCGACGGCGACGTGGCCGGTGCGCTGATGGCCGTTGACCCGCGCTCCGAGGTGGACGTGATGATGGGCACCGGCGGCACCCCCGAGGGCGTGCTGGCGGCCTGTGCCATCAAGGGCGTGGGCGGCCAGATGCTGGCCCGCCTGGACCCGCAGTCCTACCCTGAAAAGGAAGCCCTGCACGACGCGGGCCTTGACCTGCGCGAAATCCACACCGTGGATACCCTGGTGCGCAGCGACGAGGTGTTCTTTGCCGCCACGGGCATCTCCGGCGGCACCTTCCTGCGCGGGGTGCAGTACACCGGCGTTGGCGCCATCACCCACTCGGTGGTCATTCGCGGCAAGACCGGCACCATCCGCTACATCGAATCGTACCACAACTGGGACCGTCTGATGAAGATCAGCTCGGTGAAGTACGATTAG